A single genomic interval of Lycium ferocissimum isolate CSIRO_LF1 unplaced genomic scaffold, AGI_CSIRO_Lferr_CH_V1 ctg11957, whole genome shotgun sequence harbors:
- the LOC132041851 gene encoding probable cytochrome c biosynthesis protein produces MMGITKQKFGNEHEMSIYELFHYSLFPGLFVAFTYNKKQPPVFGAALAFWCILLSFLGLSFRHIPNNLSNYNVLTANAPFFYQISGTWSNHEGSILSWCRILSFYGFLLCYRGRPLSHNVSKRGGHRESFFYSFVSNFVKNSILSLPRYEQKSGMKSQLYTPFVLRSLVDSELRSRRNRTFDGPALFYAPLYPERKMSFAPLGARRSRGSREGKRMLHLARDDKERASSIDEQRIDGALGIALFFSPFLSASSDPFVRNFFVCTEPLAESNPVPQDPISAIHPPCIYAGDVASAMGFGLCRSKMMNGIVALHSPPMRKDAAEKNGTLFRSVGCVGSRITSELFTLKFKHVGAKCYPALLLRSNRSLLMLLRRRFFALSSLWTGALVDTGREQAKRVVRNGKKDTTTSPLCWTAGANTVVSDQDQEPIRIWILTCRWFLTVGILPGSWWAYHELGRGGWWFRDPVENASFMPRVLATARIHSVILPLLHSWTSFLNIVTFPCCVSGTFSIRSGLLAPVHSFATDDTRGIFLWRFFLLMTGISMILFSQMKQQASVRRTYKKEMVVARSTLVHLRHSARAQKVGLIVFQACSGGF; encoded by the coding sequence ATGATGGGAATAACAAAGCAGAAATTTGGAAATGAGCACGAAATGTCAATATATGAATTGTTTCATTATTCGTTATTTCCGGGTCTTTTCGTTGCATTCACTTACAACAAGAAACAACCACCAGTGTTTGGTGCAGCACTtgcattttggtgtattcttctttctttccttggtCTTTCGTTCCGTCATATTCCTAATAACTTATCCAATTACAACGTATTAACCGCTAATGCACCTTTCTTTTATCAAATCTCAGGGACATGGTCTAATCATGAGGGTAGTATTTTATCATGGTGTCGGATCCTAAGTTTTTATGGATTCCTTCTTTGTTACCGGGGTCGACCCCTAAGCCATAATGTCTCAAAACGAGGAGGCCATAgagaaagttttttttattcCTTTGTTTCGAACTTCGTGAAGAACTCCATTCTATCTCTCCCTCGTTACGAACAAAAAAGTGGAATGAAATCCCAGTTATACACTCCCTTCGTTCTACGAAGCCTTGTTGATTCTGAACTTCGTTCGCGAAGGAACCGGACTTTTGACGGGCCAGCCCTTTTTTATGCGCCGCTTTACCCTGAAAGGAAAATGAGCTTTGCTCCTCTGGGCGCTAGGCGCTCCCGTGGTTCGCGAGAAGGAAAAAGGATGTTGCATCTGGCACGAGATGATAAAGAGAGAGCTTCGTCTATCGATGAACAGCGGATTGACGGAGCTCTTGGCATTGCTTTGTTTTTCTCTCCTTTCCTATCAGCGAGTTCCGACCCTTTTGTTCGAAATTTCTTCGTTTGTACTGAACCGCTTGCAGAATCAAATCCTGTTCCACAAGATCCTATATCAGCTATACATCCTCCTTGCATTTATGCCGGAGACGTCGCCAGTGCTATGGGCTTTGGCTTATGTAGATCAAAAATGATGAATGGGATTGTGGCACTCCACTCGCCGCCAATGCGGAAGGATGCCGCCGAAAAGAATGGAACACTGTTTCGCTCTGTTGGATGCGTCGGATCCCGTATAACAAGCGAGCTCTTTACCCTCAAATTCAAACATGTGGGCGCAAAATGCTATCCTGCTTTATTGTTACGTAGCAATAGAAGCCTGCTTATGCTGCTTCGGCGGCGCTTTTTCGCCCTCTCTTCGCTCTGGACAGGAGCGCTAGTGGACACGGGGAGGGAGCAGGCGAAGCGTGTCGTTCGTAATGGAAAGAAAGATACCACTACTTCGCCTCTTTGTTGGACCGCCGGCGCGAACACAGTGGTCTCTGACCAGGACCAGGAACCAATTCGAATTTGGATCTTGACATGTCGGTGGTTTTTAACCGTAGGCATTTTGCCAGGAAGTTGGTGGGCTTATCATGAATTAGGTCGGGGTGGCTGGTGGTTTCGGGATCCCGTAGAAAATGCTTCTTTTATGCCTCGGGTATTAGCCACAGCTCGTATTCATTCAGTAATTCTACCCCTTCTTCATTCTTGGACCTCGTTTCTGAATATTGTTACTTTTCCATGCTGTGTCTCAGGAACCTTTTCAATACGGTCCGGATTGCTAGCTCCCGTTCATAGTTTTGCTACAGATGATACACGAGGAATCTTTTTATGGCGGTTCTTCCTTCTAATGACCGGCATATCTATGATTCTTTTCTCCCAGATGAAGCAGCAGGCATCGGTCCGTAGAACCTATAAAAAGGAGATGGTTGTGGCGCGAAGTACTCTTGTGCACCTACGTCATTCGGCTCGCGCGCAGAAGGTGGGGCTCATAGTCTTCCAGGCCTGCTCTGGGGGCTTCTAG